In the genome of Colletotrichum lupini chromosome 8, complete sequence, one region contains:
- a CDS encoding beta-tubulin cofactor d: MDAHEDDSDIKLQKASSELIAEFSRSLPLFLRKPDGKTLRARVRVSETSRLTSSLLDPFQELPQLLDPHLPEWLPLLASTYLEHLNTRSRARARPSASTRSQLLEPLNLAIAKIIYTFTKIRGEKVIVRFLNVESRHIEPLLSALEASERASSTARPALNPLSSPQSSSAAATSPSGAIAQWSWEERYLVLLWLSHLLLAPFDLSTISSASADPDLTLPTIPDFDWPDDLPGITVRILPLAIKYLATSGKERDGARALLIRIAMRRDMQSQGVLSALVHWSLASLKPSSSSDAATPAPPQPPYFYIGVLSFLAGVLRSSINTSDMDAYLSPIFLTAHAVASAGDPQDTTAMATSTPSLSSAIRSVAVARKMLIKVIRSVTVLLLRSNRSPSDQQSTDELVELSIGYLLESLADNDTPVRLAASKALSIVTLKLDPDMASQVVDAVLDSLNRNVFWTRDPGTPKGASSATTTRDLTAVNPLEWHGLMLTLSHLLYRRSPPASQLPAIVHGLLLGLSFEKRSTSGGSIGTNVRDAACFGIWALARRYTTPELLDVPTAAVVAARSYHRAASNVTILQVLATELTVTASLDPAGNIRRGASAALQELIGRHPDTVEKGIWVVQAVDYHTVALRSRAVHDVALSATKLSSQYGAALLDGLLGWRGIGDADVVSRRVAGASFGTLTLELARQAGAGPSSSPSGGSGNDDVAQFTASIERVLARLRTLQTRQVDERHGLVLCLASVLDKFPELLAGKPVDSVTGIAHRIVRELEVLFKEFQTTTYRRPELVAEAYSRLITSSFPILQATSSPKGAIINLEPGYRVVSTDNTENLLHAIKTTDNAQDTNIIPDGVTSLVSTFTPIVSAGLVRTEKEAVAASSEAALVLLVFSPAQERTRIVTEWAGAVRQRPTSRAASDTGALYALTMAYPVTTTFSDGGSSVVCDTILTRWAGDNDIDTRVAILQALSQSGLLRDQALVFLDLLAEGLNDYTTNARGDVGSHVRLEALKATRSLWTMALGVDRSHSVIRGNNDHRTEWLPAAVSKLFLRTLRLAAEKLDRVRTEAHAVLALTVEPSFATTFTKLTFSSKTYFQTLLNLYATENSLQPPIAEPARADAGAWMAELLAGYVTSADTGNEDLVIASRAALADFCAASPRNLDAVCAALVSNVKTRQTPGRGQGQGDRVVVPTLEIVAFLCHVGLFQKCRGVDLRHLCLQVQKAGYKTGNVRKLEACIKVYGCVAGFDEVCAGVTEEDLGKEEEEEAEEILRGKRRDGISEARKRLGALMFHPWPRVRSLVVDELWKLFGEQEDEHEHGGGGESLKSVDWSKADKASINRVVEQFALSRAA, translated from the exons ATGGATGCTCACGAAGACGATAGCGACATCAAGTTGCAAAAGGCCTCATCAGAGCTCATTGCAGAGTTCTCTCGCTCCCTTCCGCTCTTCCTACGCAAGCCTGATGGCAAGACCCTCCGCGCCCGCGTCAGGGTGTCAGAGACCTCACGTCTGACTTCAAGC CTCCTTGATCCATTCCAAGAGCTGCCTCAGCTACTGGATCCTCATCTACCAGAGTGGCTCCCCCTCCTTGCATCAACGTATCTGGAGCACCTCAACACCCGCTCCCGGGCCCGGGCCCGGCCATCGGCTTCAACCCGCTCCCAGCTCCTGGAACCCCTGAACCTCGCCATCGCCAAAATCATCTACACCTTCACCAAGATCCGCGGCGAAAAGGTTATTGTTCGCTTCCTCAACGTCGAGTCCCGCCACATCGAGCCCCTTCTCTCGGCCCTTGAAGCCTCAGAGCGCGCCTCGTCAACCGCACGCCCCGCGCTCAACCCCCTTTCTTCGCCCCAGTCATCCTCCGCAGCGGCAACATCCCCATCGGGTGCCATAGCACAATGGTCCTGGGAAGAGCGCTACCTCGTCCTCCTCTGGCTCTCAcacctcctcctcgcccCTTTTGACCTCTCAACCAtctcctccgcctccgccgACCCGGACCTCACTCTCCCCACGATCCCAGACTTCGACTGGCCCGATGACCTCCCCGGAATCACCGTCCGCATTCTACCCCTCGCTATCAAGTACCTCGCCACCTCCGGCAAAGAGCGCGATGGCGCCCGCGCCCTGCTCATCCGCATCGCCATGCGCCGCGACATGCAATCCCAAGGCGTCCTCTCCGCCCTCGTCCACTGGTCTCTCGCCTCCCTGAAACCTTCGTCATCCTCCGACGCCGCGACACCGGCACCGCCGCAGCCGCCCTACTTTTACATCGGCGTCCTCTCCTTCCTCGCCGGCGTCCTCCGCTCATCCATAAACACCTCCGATATGGACGCCTACCTCTCGCCCATCTTCCTCACCGCGCATGCAGTCGCCTCGGCTGGAGACCCCCAGGATACCACGGCCATGGCCACATCCACCCCGTCCCTCTCAAGCGCTATCCGCTCCGTCGCCGTAGCGCGCAAGATGCTCATCAAAGTCATTCGCTCCGTCACGGTCCTCCTTCTACGCAGCAACAGGTCCCCGTCAGATCAGCAGAGCACCGACGAACTAGTCGAATTGTCCATAGGTTACCTTCTAGAATCCCTTGCCGACAACGACACCCCCGTCCGGCTGGCCGCCTCTAAAGCCCTCAGCATCGTCACCCTCAAGCTTGACCCGGACATGGCCTCTCAAGTCGTCGACGCCGTCCTGGACTCCCTCAACCGCAACGTCTTTTGGACCCGCGACCCGGGCACTCCCAAAGGAGCCTCTTCTGCCACCACCACGCGCGACCTTACAGCCGTCAACCCCCTAGAATGGCACGGCCTAATGCTCACCCTCTCCCATCTCCTCTACCGCCGCTCTCCACCCGCGTCTCAACTTCCCGCCATCGTTCACGGCCTCCTTCTCGGCCTCTCGTTCGAAAAACGCAGCACTTCGGGCGGTTCCATCGGCACAAACGTCCGCGACGCAGCCTGCTTCGGCATCTGGGCCCTCGCACGCCGCTACACCACCCCGGAACTCCTCGACGTCcccaccgccgccgtcgtcgcGGCACGCAGCTATCATCGCGCCGCATCCAACGTCACCATCCTACAAGTCCTCGCCACAGAGCTCACTGTGACAGCTTCTCTCGACCCGGCAGGCAACATCCGCCGCGGCGCCTCAGCCGCCCTGCAGGAGCTCATCGGTCGGCACCCGGATACCGTCGAAAAGGGCATCTGGGTCGTGCAGGCTGTAGACTATCACACCGTCGCCCTGCGCTCGCGTGCGGTACACGACGTCGCGCTCAGCGCGACTAAGCTCTCGTCGCAGTACGGCGCCGCTCTGCTGGATGGCCTGCTCGGCTGGCGGGGCATAGGCGACGCCGATGTCGTCTCGCGGCGCGTGGCTGGCGCGTCGTTTGGTACGCTCACGCTGGAGCTCGCGCGACAAGCTGGAGCCGGGCCTTCGTCGTCTCCGTCTGGCGGGTCTGGAAACGACGACGTTGCTCAGTTCACGGCGTCCATCGAGAGGGTGCTCGCGCGCCTGCGTACGCTCCAGACGCGCCAAGTCGACGAGCGACATGGTCTCGTTCTCTGCCTCGCGTCCGTCCTGGATAAGTTCCCTGAGCTGCTTGCCGGCAAGCCGGTCGATAGCGTCACTGGAATCGCTCACCGCATCGTCCGTGAACTGGAGGTCCTCTTCAAGGAATTCCAGACGACGACGTATCGTCGACCGGAGCTAGTCGCCGAAGCGTACAGCCGTTTGATCACTTCATCATTCCCTATCCTACAAGCTACTTCATCTCCCAAAGGCGCAATCATAAACTTAGAGCCAGGCTACAGGGTCGTCTCAACAGATAACACCGAAAATCTACTCCATGCCATCAAGACGACCGACAACGCCCAGGATACCAACATAATCCCCGACGGCGTAACGAGCTTGGTCTCGACTTTCACCCCCATCGTCAGCGCAGGCCTCGTCCGCACAGAAAAGGAAGCCGTCGCCGCGTCCTCGGAAGCAGCCCTCGTCCTCCTCGTCTTCTCCCCCGCACAAGAGCGCACGCGCATCGTCACAGAATGGGCCGGCGCCGTGCGGCAGCGGCCCACATCGCGCGCGGCCAGCGACACGGGCGCGCTCTATGCGCTGACGATGGCGTACCCAGTCACGACTACGTTTAGCGACGGCGGCAGCAGCGTCGTCTGCGACACCATCCTCACCCGATGGGCCGGCGACAACGACATTGACACGCGCGTGGCGATCCTGCAGGCCCTCTCGCAGAGCGGTCTGCTACGGGACCAGGCGCTCGTGTTCCTCGACCTGCTGGCGGAGGGTCTGAACGATTATACGACGAACGCGAGGGGCGACGTCGGATCGCACGTCAGGTTGGAGGCGCTCAAGGCGACGAGGTCATTGTGGACTATGGCTCTTGGTGTGGATCGCTCTCATTCTGTCATCAGGGGAAACAATGATCACAGGACGGAATGGCTTCCCGCGGCGGTCTCGAAGCTGTTCCTTCGGACGCTGCGTCTAGCTGCTGAGAAGCTGGATCGCGTGCGGACTGAAGCGCACGCGGTCCTTGCTCTGACTGTTgagcctag CTTCGCAACAACCTTTACAAAGCTCACCTTTTCGTCAAAAACCTACTTCCAAACCCTCCTGAACCTCTACGCGACAGAAAACAGCCTGCAGCCGCCCATCGCGGAGCCGGCCAGGGCCGACGCGGGGGCCTGGATGGCGGAGCTGCTGGCGGGGTACGTCACGTCGGCCGACACGGGCAACGAGGACCTGGTCATCGCGTCCCGCGCGGCGCTGGCCGACTTTTGCGCCGCGTCGCCGCGGAACCTGGACGCCGTCTGCGCGGCGCTGGTCAGCAACGTCAAGACCAGGCAGACGCCGGGCCGGGGCCAGGGCCAGGGAGACCGCGTGGTGGTGCCGACGCTCGAGATCGTGGCGTTCCTCTGCCACGTCGGGCTCTTCCAAAAGTGTCGCGGGGTCGACCTGCGGCACCTGTGCCTGCAGGTCCAAAAGGCGGGTTACAAGACGGGTAATGTGAGGAAGCTGGAGGCTTGTATCAAGGTGTACGGCTGCGTGGCTGGGTTCGACGAGGTGTGTGCCGGTGTAACTGAGGAGGACCTCggaaaggaggaggaggaggaggcggaggagaTACTACGGGGTAAGAGACGGGACGGTATCTCAGAGGCTAGGAAGCGGCTCGGCGCGTTGATGTTTCATCCCTGGCCGAGGGTGAGGAGCCTTGTCGTCGACGAGCTGTGGAAGCTGTTTGGGGAGCAGGAGGATGAGCATGAgcatggcggcggcggcgagtcGCTCAAGAGCGTCGACTGGAGTAAAGCCGACAAAGCCTCCATCAATCGCGTCGTGGAGCAGTTTGCATTGTCTCGGGCAGCCTAA